Proteins from a single region of Candidatus Limnocylindrales bacterium:
- a CDS encoding DUF4215 domain-containing protein: MRRILSAVAGGVLTIVPVTRGYAQYVAVPSFPAGSPTFCTWLQEIDVAPGSDGGFTVVWGEFNNTLGSSNAIVTHRFSRDGVAEAPPVRIDTSGWGLYPTITADAGGGFIGAWMYSHDGSPRALYSRRLSAAGVGVGGEGRIDTLNTGPMIAHSVAYRDAGPVYLWKQNGLFIRAYDNFGNALSSAIAVTSNSPSFETGIAALPGGGFIVTWSNMWMTEWSWARIYNADLTPATAEFSVDVPGLVDNVIASSTGEITFVGHAWNDGGPAGSHSEAWFRKFSSSGSPLGDRVIARTAPDGYYLEVDADYDSRGNLLLVWTEYDTTNEVFLPARARAYDASNSPLGPDFIVADARADSIRTAALSDGCFANAWYGNARAYANVVCLCGGENSSCGDGNVDAQCEACDDGNTTDGDGCDSNCTLPACGNGVVSPGEGCDDGNRADSDGCDSNCTPTACGNGVRAGAEQCDDGNLVDDDGCDANCRPSGCGNGTAGAGEACDDGDQASGDGCDANCTVSRCGNGIAAGGEACDDGNETSGDGCDTNCTLSACGNGIAVGEEECDDANRTSGDGCDKNCLIEFCGNGRREANEQCDSGGAPEGEDAGCNPDCTLRAVHDSVVFAVDPIELSIPVGNSPFPSNVVVQVQNADVTPERESPGHTIRLTASDGDCPPGTAGQPDFDRGVAGVQDTTVVEGGVPSTAIAEVTVSRDAFTPFDHKIPTRCTLWFTAEEASGASDDPTPDNNVASVHLDVTDTDDPVHSDEDEFFIDSMDPITIKIPNGQTVVTKQIKPVVRRSRDLPDTAGDLEVTVSVSDGDCPPGTVGYIDFDKRLAGHQSRMMLRRGRRAKGTLGLVVRAEVFDSPSDESPRRCTALITANGYGDSDPSNNTTRLVIDVVDRNDF; this comes from the coding sequence ATGAGACGAATCCTGTCCGCAGTTGCCGGAGGTGTTCTGACGATTGTCCCGGTTACACGAGGCTACGCGCAATACGTCGCCGTTCCGAGCTTTCCCGCGGGATCGCCGACGTTCTGCACGTGGCTCCAGGAGATCGATGTCGCGCCGGGCAGCGACGGCGGCTTCACTGTGGTCTGGGGAGAATTCAACAACACGCTCGGATCCTCGAACGCGATCGTCACGCATCGCTTCTCTCGCGACGGCGTCGCCGAGGCTCCTCCCGTGCGGATCGATACCAGCGGCTGGGGACTTTACCCGACGATCACCGCGGACGCGGGAGGCGGTTTCATCGGCGCGTGGATGTACTCGCACGACGGCTCGCCGCGCGCGCTGTACTCGCGACGTTTGAGTGCAGCCGGCGTCGGCGTCGGTGGTGAAGGTCGCATCGACACGCTGAACACCGGTCCGATGATCGCGCATTCGGTCGCCTATCGCGATGCCGGGCCGGTTTATCTGTGGAAGCAGAACGGGCTGTTCATCCGCGCGTACGACAACTTCGGAAACGCGTTGTCGTCGGCGATCGCCGTTACGAGCAACTCGCCTTCGTTCGAGACCGGGATCGCAGCGCTCCCTGGTGGCGGCTTCATCGTGACGTGGAGCAACATGTGGATGACCGAGTGGAGCTGGGCGCGCATCTATAATGCGGATCTTACGCCGGCGACCGCCGAATTTTCTGTCGATGTGCCCGGCCTCGTCGACAACGTCATCGCGAGCAGCACCGGTGAAATCACTTTCGTCGGGCACGCGTGGAACGATGGCGGGCCGGCGGGATCTCACTCGGAAGCATGGTTCCGCAAATTTTCTTCCAGCGGATCACCGCTCGGCGACAGAGTGATCGCCAGAACCGCGCCCGACGGCTACTACCTCGAAGTAGACGCCGACTACGATTCGCGCGGCAATCTGCTGCTGGTCTGGACCGAATACGACACGACGAACGAGGTCTTCCTGCCGGCGCGCGCCCGTGCGTACGACGCGTCGAATTCTCCGCTTGGCCCCGATTTCATCGTTGCCGACGCACGCGCCGATTCGATCCGTACGGCGGCGCTCAGCGACGGCTGCTTCGCGAACGCGTGGTACGGAAACGCAAGGGCGTACGCGAACGTCGTGTGCCTGTGCGGCGGCGAGAACAGCTCGTGCGGCGACGGCAACGTGGATGCGCAGTGCGAAGCGTGCGACGACGGCAACACGACCGACGGCGATGGCTGCGATTCCAACTGTACGTTACCGGCATGCGGCAATGGCGTGGTCTCGCCGGGAGAAGGCTGCGACGACGGCAATCGTGCCGACAGCGATGGCTGCGATTCGAACTGCACGCCGACTGCGTGCGGCAACGGCGTGCGTGCCGGCGCTGAGCAGTGCGACGACGGCAATCTGGTCGACGACGACGGTTGCGACGCGAACTGCCGTCCAAGCGGTTGCGGCAACGGGACGGCCGGCGCCGGCGAAGCGTGCGACGACGGTGATCAGGCGAGCGGCGACGGGTGCGATGCCAACTGCACGGTCTCGCGCTGCGGCAACGGAATCGCCGCCGGCGGCGAGGCCTGCGACGACGGAAACGAAACCTCCGGCGACGGCTGCGACACCAACTGCACGCTTTCCGCGTGTGGAAACGGCATCGCGGTCGGCGAGGAAGAGTGCGACGACGCGAACCGCACGAGCGGCGACGGCTGCGACAAGAACTGCCTGATCGAGTTCTGCGGCAACGGCCGCCGCGAAGCGAACGAGCAGTGCGACAGCGGCGGTGCGCCCGAAGGCGAAGACGCCGGATGCAATCCGGATTGCACGCTGCGCGCCGTGCACGACAGTGTCGTATTCGCGGTCGATCCGATCGAGCTGTCGATCCCCGTCGGAAACTCTCCGTTCCCGTCGAACGTCGTCGTGCAGGTTCAGAACGCGGACGTGACTCCCGAGCGCGAGTCGCCCGGACACACGATTCGCCTGACGGCGTCCGACGGGGATTGTCCGCCGGGAACCGCCGGCCAGCCGGATTTCGATCGCGGCGTGGCGGGCGTGCAGGATACGACCGTAGTCGAGGGAGGCGTGCCGTCGACTGCGATCGCGGAAGTCACGGTTTCACGCGACGCATTCACGCCGTTCGACCACAAGATCCCGACGCGCTGCACGCTGTGGTTCACAGCCGAGGAAGCGAGCGGCGCATCCGACGATCCGACGCCCGACAACAACGTTGCGTCGGTGCATCTCGACGTGACCGACACCGATGACCCCGTGCACTCGGACGAAGACGAGTTCTTCATCGACAGCATGGACCCGATCACGATCAAGATTCCGAACGGGCAGACCGTCGTCACCAAACAGATCAAGCCGGTCGTGCGCCGGTCGCGCGATCTTCCGGACACCGCCGGCGATCTCGAGGTGACCGTGAGCGTGAGCGACGGCGACTGCCCGCCGGGGACCGTCGGCTACATCGACTTCGACAAGCGGCTTGCCGGGCATCAGTCGCGGATGATGCTGCGCCGCGGACGGCGTGCGAAAGGAACGCTCGGCCTCGTCGTTCGCGCGGAGGTGTTCGACAGTCCGAGCGACGAGTCTCCGCGGCGGTGCACGGCGCTGATCACGGCGAACGGGTATGGAGATTCGGATCCGTCGAACAACACCACGCGGCTGGTGATTGATGTGGTGGATCGGAACGATTTCTAG
- a CDS encoding SDR family oxidoreductase encodes MSETSRPAGRVAVLGASGYVGGRLLRPLLNAGFAVRAIARRPEYLVARVPSGVEVVRGDAFDRASLVAALKHCEFAYYLVHSMSSSGSFEEQDREAATSFASAAAEAGVRRIVYLGGLGDDSAELSTHLRSRHETGRILRESPVPTIEFRASVVIGSGSLSFEMVRALTERLPVMITPRWVRVPAQPIAIADLISYLVTALTVPAETSRIFEIGGADVVSYGGIMQEYARQRGLRRAMIPFPLLTPWLSSLWLGFVTPLYARIGRKLIESIVHPTIVRDDSATRVFGIKPMGLEQAISSALVNEDNELAETRWSDALSAVGRPTDPGSVPVGNRLIDSRTAFVPVPPAAAFAPIRRIGGARGWYHANWLWRIRGILDMWMGGVGMRRGRRDPEKLRAGDALDWWRVEAFEPDRRLVLYAEMKVPGRAWLEFEVTPAEGGSIIRQTAMFDPAGLAGLAYWYGVYPLHAIVFQGMLDSIAERASEEAAIRVRR; translated from the coding sequence TTGAGCGAAACCTCCCGACCCGCCGGCCGCGTCGCCGTCCTCGGCGCCAGCGGCTATGTCGGCGGCCGACTGCTGCGTCCGCTGCTCAACGCGGGATTCGCGGTGCGCGCGATCGCACGCCGGCCCGAGTATCTGGTCGCCCGCGTCCCGTCCGGCGTCGAAGTCGTCCGCGGCGATGCATTCGACCGCGCGTCGCTCGTCGCCGCGTTGAAACACTGCGAGTTCGCGTACTACCTCGTCCATTCAATGTCCTCGTCGGGCTCGTTCGAGGAACAGGACCGCGAGGCGGCGACCAGCTTTGCATCTGCAGCAGCCGAGGCCGGCGTGCGCCGCATCGTTTACCTCGGCGGCCTCGGCGACGACTCCGCGGAGCTTTCCACGCACCTTCGTAGCCGGCACGAAACGGGTCGCATCCTTCGCGAGAGTCCCGTGCCGACGATCGAGTTTCGCGCGTCGGTCGTGATCGGGTCGGGAAGCCTCTCGTTCGAAATGGTGCGCGCGCTGACCGAGCGGCTGCCGGTGATGATCACGCCGCGCTGGGTTCGCGTGCCGGCGCAGCCGATCGCGATCGCCGACCTCATCTCCTACCTGGTCACCGCCCTGACGGTTCCCGCCGAGACGAGCCGCATCTTCGAGATCGGCGGAGCCGACGTCGTCTCGTACGGCGGCATCATGCAGGAGTACGCACGCCAGCGCGGACTTCGCCGCGCGATGATTCCGTTCCCACTTCTCACGCCCTGGCTGTCGAGCCTGTGGCTCGGCTTCGTGACGCCGCTTTACGCACGCATCGGCCGCAAGCTCATCGAGAGCATCGTGCATCCGACGATCGTTCGCGATGATTCAGCGACGCGCGTCTTCGGAATCAAACCAATGGGGCTCGAGCAGGCCATTTCGTCGGCCCTCGTCAACGAGGACAACGAGCTCGCGGAAACCCGCTGGTCGGACGCGCTATCGGCAGTCGGCCGGCCGACCGATCCCGGCAGCGTCCCCGTCGGTAACCGGCTGATCGATTCCAGAACCGCGTTCGTTCCTGTGCCGCCGGCCGCGGCGTTCGCGCCAATTCGCCGCATCGGCGGAGCGCGCGGCTGGTATCACGCGAACTGGCTGTGGCGGATTCGCGGCATACTCGACATGTGGATGGGCGGCGTCGGCATGCGACGCGGCCGCCGCGATCCGGAAAAGCTTCGCGCAGGAGATGCGCTCGACTGGTGGCGCGTCGAAGCGTTCGAGCCCGATCGCCGCCTGGTGCTGTACGCGGAAATGAAAGTGCCCGGCCGCGCGTGGCTCGAGTTCGAGGTGACGCCGGCCGAAGGCGGATCGATCATTCGCCAGACGGCGATGTTCGACCCGGCGGGGCTTGCGGGACTCGCGTACTGGTACGGCGTCTATCCACTGCACGCGATCGTCTTCCAGGGCATGCTCGACTCGATCGCCGAGCGGGCGAGCGAGGAGGCGGCGATCAGAGTACGACGTTAG
- a CDS encoding nuclear transport factor 2 family protein, with protein sequence MDIKDPEILGLIEELDRARESWIHGRTEKPGTDVMVQGADMTIFGPFGGELVSNSPELERRQEAISAKFRGGTGRSEVASVMREGNLVVIVLLERNTVLFEGKTEPQPFVLRTTQVFRKDGERWLRLHRHADPLIDRRSFETTLEIAAGKLGG encoded by the coding sequence ATGGACATCAAGGATCCGGAAATACTCGGGCTCATTGAGGAGCTCGACCGCGCGCGTGAATCGTGGATTCACGGAAGAACCGAGAAGCCGGGCACCGACGTCATGGTGCAGGGCGCCGACATGACGATCTTCGGTCCGTTCGGCGGCGAGCTCGTGAGCAACAGTCCGGAGCTCGAGCGGCGGCAGGAAGCGATCTCGGCGAAATTCCGCGGCGGAACCGGGAGATCGGAAGTCGCGAGCGTGATGCGCGAAGGCAACCTCGTCGTGATCGTGCTCCTCGAGCGCAACACGGTGCTGTTCGAAGGAAAGACCGAGCCGCAACCGTTCGTGCTGCGCACGACGCAGGTGTTTCGAAAGGACGGTGAACGCTGGCTGCGCCTGCACCGACATGCCGATCCACTGATCGACCGGCGTTCGTTCGAGACGACGCTCGAGATCGCGGCCGGAAAGCTCGGCGGCTGA
- a CDS encoding DUF4926 domain-containing protein produces MKYRELDIVVLRRDIPEHRLKAGDHGTIVFVYEPDGVEVEFVLPSGETRAVLTLNISDVAAHPSGAEARD; encoded by the coding sequence ATGAAATACCGAGAACTCGATATCGTTGTTTTGCGACGAGACATCCCGGAGCACCGTCTGAAGGCAGGCGATCACGGGACAATTGTGTTCGTCTACGAACCGGATGGCGTCGAAGTCGAGTTCGTTCTGCCGTCGGGTGAAACCCGTGCAGTTCTTACCCTTAACATTTCCGACGTTGCCGCCCATCCGTCCGGAGCCGAAGCACGCGACTGA
- a CDS encoding LLM class flavin-dependent oxidoreductase → MNYGVLQIFQNYESRDADEVVWQQETEMALEAEKLGFHSVWVVEHHFRDYAACPDNLQYLAWLAAKTSRIRLATGAVILPWNDPLRVAEKLSVLDHLSGGRAIFGMGRGLARCEYLGFNIEMDTSRGRFDEAADSVLSALDTGIFESKGPWFTREPTEIRPRPRAGFRDRVWCIAMSPDSVEAAARIGTGMAMFSQASWDSARESVGRYRTLFREQHAGKPIPPVVTADMIVCDDDPERAKDMARKHIGGYLVTVFNHYELMSDHLKNAKGYELYGSAVDMLRAIGLEHVVESYIDVQAWGTPEMVADKLRARGEKIGDYFFNACFRFAGVPHDYAMRSMRMFADKVMPALA, encoded by the coding sequence GTGAACTACGGCGTACTTCAGATTTTTCAGAATTATGAGAGCCGCGATGCGGACGAAGTCGTCTGGCAGCAGGAGACCGAGATGGCGCTCGAGGCGGAGAAGCTCGGGTTTCATTCGGTGTGGGTCGTCGAGCATCACTTCCGCGACTACGCGGCGTGTCCCGACAATCTCCAGTACCTGGCGTGGCTCGCGGCCAAGACGAGCCGCATCCGTCTTGCGACCGGCGCGGTCATTCTTCCGTGGAACGATCCGCTGCGCGTCGCCGAGAAGCTCTCGGTGCTCGACCATTTGAGCGGCGGGCGCGCGATCTTCGGAATGGGCCGGGGCCTCGCGCGCTGCGAATACCTCGGCTTCAACATCGAGATGGACACGTCGCGCGGACGCTTCGACGAAGCGGCCGACAGCGTGCTGAGCGCGCTCGACACCGGCATCTTCGAAAGCAAAGGCCCGTGGTTCACGCGTGAGCCTACCGAGATCCGGCCGCGCCCGCGCGCCGGGTTTCGCGATCGGGTCTGGTGCATCGCGATGTCACCGGATTCGGTCGAGGCCGCGGCGCGCATCGGCACCGGCATGGCGATGTTCTCGCAGGCGTCGTGGGACAGCGCGCGCGAGTCGGTCGGCCGCTACCGCACGCTGTTTCGCGAGCAGCACGCCGGCAAGCCGATTCCTCCCGTCGTCACCGCCGACATGATCGTCTGCGACGACGATCCCGAGCGCGCGAAAGACATGGCGCGCAAACACATCGGCGGCTACCTCGTCACGGTCTTCAATCATTACGAGCTGATGAGCGATCATCTGAAGAACGCGAAAGGCTACGAGCTCTACGGCAGCGCCGTCGACATGCTGCGCGCCATCGGGCTCGAGCACGTCGTCGAGAGCTACATCGACGTCCAGGCGTGGGGCACGCCCGAGATGGTCGCAGACAAGCTTCGCGCGCGCGGCGAGAAGATCGGCGACTATTTCTTCAACGCGTGTTTCCGTTTCGCCGGCGTTCCGCACGACTACGCGATGCGCAGCATGCGGATGTTCGCGGACAAGGTGATGCCGGCGCTCGCATAA
- a CDS encoding NYN domain-containing protein translates to MAEESLIAVFVDFENLAIGSRDMHEGEFRIDLVHKRLLEKGRLVFKRAYCDWNRYRGAVRGFHSQGIEMIDIPSNKLTGKNSADIRMVVDALDLCYSKDHIDVFALLTGDSDFSPLVNKLKENNKRVIGCGVRSSTSELLVSSCDEFIYYDDLVQTADKIRTVASARRASRSTGARTRGRASTKTAPVAKESAAPLAEVVVEAAAEPVVEAKPAKRSRTTKASTKATSTRTARGRRSKKSVDAEAEAVTDTPVEPETETTTTEAAHDNRAEGIDKLLEIVTSLSQDYDPVWGSLVKQTLRRVHPDFREEHYGYASFVEMLKDAEARSLVTLEYDQARGNYKIRIRS, encoded by the coding sequence ATGGCTGAAGAATCCCTGATTGCCGTCTTCGTCGACTTCGAGAACCTCGCGATCGGCTCGCGCGACATGCACGAAGGCGAGTTCCGCATCGATCTCGTCCACAAGCGGCTTCTCGAAAAAGGCCGCCTCGTCTTCAAGCGCGCGTACTGCGACTGGAACCGCTATCGCGGCGCCGTGCGCGGCTTCCACTCGCAGGGAATCGAGATGATCGACATCCCCTCGAACAAGCTGACGGGCAAGAACTCTGCCGACATCCGCATGGTCGTCGATGCGCTCGACCTCTGTTACTCGAAAGACCACATCGACGTGTTCGCGCTGCTGACCGGCGACAGCGACTTCTCGCCGCTCGTCAACAAGCTCAAGGAGAACAACAAGCGCGTGATCGGCTGCGGCGTGCGAAGCTCGACGTCGGAGCTTCTGGTCTCGAGCTGCGACGAGTTCATCTACTATGACGATCTCGTGCAGACCGCCGACAAGATCCGCACGGTCGCGTCGGCACGGCGCGCGTCGCGCTCTACCGGAGCGCGCACGCGCGGCCGCGCTTCGACAAAGACTGCGCCGGTCGCCAAGGAAAGCGCAGCGCCGCTGGCGGAGGTCGTCGTCGAAGCGGCGGCTGAGCCGGTCGTCGAAGCAAAACCGGCGAAACGTTCGCGCACGACGAAAGCTTCGACAAAGGCCACGTCCACGCGCACGGCGCGCGGGCGGCGCTCGAAGAAGTCCGTGGACGCGGAGGCCGAGGCGGTGACCGACACTCCCGTCGAGCCCGAGACGGAGACGACGACGACCGAAGCGGCTCACGACAACAGGGCCGAAGGCATCGACAAGCTGCTCGAGATCGTCACGTCGCTGTCGCAGGATTACGATCCGGTCTGGGGCTCGCTCGTGAAACAGACGCTGCGACGCGTGCATCCCGACTTTCGCGAAGAGCACTACGGCTACGCGAGCTTCGTCGAGATGCTGAAAGACGCCGAGGCCCGTAGCCTCGTCACGCTCGAATACGACCAGGCGCGCGGCAACTACAAGATCCGCATCAGGAGCTGA